A genomic window from Streptomyces sp. NBC_00234 includes:
- a CDS encoding PP2C family protein-serine/threonine phosphatase has protein sequence MLVDLLEASHLVPLESLPESLDRCAAPAGFPTVLVYLSDLELRCLRLLTGKGPDAGQDPGDDPAELRIDGTVAGRTYRTGEILPAGPVNDDGVRAWWVPMLNGMERLGVMKVCTSREDDMVREDADALAALTALVVASKRDRSDSYARLARTAPMSVGAEMQWNLMPPRTYADGRVVIAAALEPAYDVSGDAYDYATAGAHVHLSIFDAMGHDTAAGLTANLAMATCRNSRRQGCDLVETSQRIEADLIEQFHHQRYATGILAELNAATGLLTFVNRGHHLPLIIRAGRWNSRLRCEPALPMGIDLGLPVHPCREQLEPGDLVVLYTDGITEARRAGGPEFSLDRFVELLIRCHADGLPVPETLRSVVHAVLDHHHGQLQDDATILFCEWLGTDTQPSAQAAHLENVSSP, from the coding sequence ATGCTGGTCGACCTGCTGGAGGCCAGCCACCTCGTGCCCCTGGAGTCGTTGCCCGAGTCCCTGGACCGCTGCGCCGCTCCCGCCGGATTCCCGACTGTGCTCGTGTACCTGTCGGACTTGGAGCTGCGGTGCCTGCGGCTGCTCACCGGCAAAGGACCGGATGCCGGCCAGGATCCCGGGGACGACCCGGCGGAGTTGCGGATCGACGGCACCGTGGCCGGACGTACCTACCGGACTGGGGAGATCCTCCCTGCGGGACCTGTAAATGACGACGGTGTCCGCGCATGGTGGGTTCCGATGCTGAACGGCATGGAACGCCTCGGGGTGATGAAGGTCTGCACCTCTCGTGAGGACGATATGGTGCGCGAGGACGCCGATGCATTGGCCGCACTCACCGCCCTGGTCGTCGCGAGCAAGCGGGACCGCAGCGACTCGTACGCCCGGCTCGCGCGGACCGCGCCCATGTCCGTCGGCGCGGAGATGCAGTGGAATCTCATGCCGCCGCGCACCTATGCCGACGGCCGGGTTGTCATCGCGGCAGCGCTGGAGCCCGCTTATGACGTCAGCGGCGACGCCTACGACTACGCGACGGCCGGAGCCCACGTCCATCTGTCGATCTTCGACGCCATGGGCCACGACACCGCAGCAGGGCTTACTGCGAACCTGGCCATGGCCACCTGCCGCAACTCCCGACGCCAGGGATGCGATCTGGTCGAGACCAGCCAACGGATCGAGGCCGACCTGATCGAGCAGTTCCACCACCAGCGCTACGCCACCGGCATCCTCGCAGAGTTGAACGCCGCCACCGGTCTGCTCACTTTCGTCAACCGCGGCCACCACCTGCCCCTGATCATCCGGGCCGGCCGCTGGAACAGTAGGTTGCGGTGCGAGCCGGCCCTCCCCATGGGCATCGACCTCGGTCTGCCTGTCCATCCGTGCCGCGAACAGCTGGAACCCGGCGACCTGGTCGTGCTGTACACCGATGGCATCACCGAAGCACGACGAGCGGGAGGTCCGGAATTCAGCCTCGACCGGTTCGTGGAACTCCTCATCCGGTGCCACGCCGACGGGCTACCCGTTCCCGAGACCCTTCGCAGCGTCGTGCACGCCGTCTTGGACCACCACCACGGACAACTCCAGGACGACGCCACCATCCTGTTCTGCGAGTGGCTGGGAACAGACACCCAGCCCTCCGCCCAGGCCGCGCACCTGGAGAACGTATCGAGTCCGTGA
- a CDS encoding alpha/beta fold hydrolase: MIATIAASSAAVLLAAPAAGVLGHRALKRSRNASLMKIDTPNGIDEQGFVRIGGIEQWISVRGEDLSNPVVLELHGGPGASTAIFGPRTRSWEKHFTIVRWDMRGALKTLGRSGPEGQGEMTFDRIYGDAIEVTDHIRTRLGADKIVLLGLSYGSAFGLRLAREFPERYSAYVGTDQNIHDAGRDDSVHQALLTRLRAAGKRKELAVVEALHPDERRWTARERAMHAKLLATSDPLTLDTMKKVVMGSLWFSPLHSLRELGRFVKGMTLSEQITHATAGSDDWADGTKFELPFFIVQGEKDVLTSPELARRFFDDVEAPVKGFALIEDCSHFAAFRRPERFLELLLAHVRPVVVSASPAAGV, translated from the coding sequence ATGATCGCCACCATCGCCGCCTCGTCCGCAGCCGTCCTCCTCGCCGCACCCGCGGCCGGTGTCCTTGGCCACCGCGCCCTCAAGCGATCCCGCAACGCTTCACTGATGAAGATCGACACCCCGAACGGCATCGACGAGCAGGGATTCGTCCGCATCGGCGGCATCGAGCAGTGGATCTCAGTACGCGGCGAGGATCTCTCGAACCCGGTCGTCCTGGAACTGCACGGCGGCCCCGGAGCCTCGACCGCGATCTTCGGACCCCGCACCAGATCCTGGGAGAAGCACTTCACGATCGTCCGCTGGGACATGCGCGGTGCCCTCAAGACCCTCGGTCGCAGCGGTCCGGAAGGACAGGGCGAAATGACCTTCGACCGGATCTACGGCGACGCGATCGAAGTCACCGACCACATACGCACCCGCCTGGGCGCCGACAAGATCGTCCTGCTCGGCCTCTCCTACGGAAGTGCCTTCGGCCTGCGGCTCGCCCGCGAGTTCCCCGAGCGCTACTCCGCATACGTCGGCACCGACCAGAACATCCACGACGCCGGCCGCGACGACTCCGTACACCAAGCCCTGCTCACCCGGCTGCGCGCGGCCGGAAAGCGTAAGGAGCTGGCGGTAGTCGAGGCGCTCCACCCCGATGAGCGGCGGTGGACGGCCCGCGAGCGCGCGATGCACGCCAAGCTGCTGGCCACCAGCGACCCGCTGACCCTGGACACGATGAAGAAGGTCGTCATGGGGTCCCTGTGGTTCTCGCCGCTGCACTCGCTGCGTGAACTGGGGCGCTTCGTGAAGGGCATGACCCTCTCGGAACAGATCACTCACGCCACCGCCGGGTCCGACGACTGGGCGGACGGGACGAAGTTCGAACTCCCCTTCTTCATCGTTCAGGGCGAGAAGGACGTGCTTACGTCGCCGGAGCTCGCCCGCCGCTTTTTTGACGACGTCGAGGCGCCCGTCAAGGGCTTCGCGTTGATCGAGGACTGCAGCCACTTCGCGGCGTTCCGACGGCCGGAGCGGTTCCTGGAACTTCTGCTGGCTCATGTGCGTCCGGTGGTCGTCAGCGCGTCGCCTGCGGCAGGCGTCTGA
- a CDS encoding TetR/AcrR family transcriptional regulator: protein MAAKKVGKQADVKASFALLWGEQELPSRGPKPSLSAGRIAEAAIGIADREGLDAVSLARVAKEFGVTAMALYRYVPGKTELLDLMVDLAIGPPAPVADIPGGWRPQLTEWARQCLAMYRRHPWVLTATGMRRQIMGPHQLGWLDSALAALAGTGLPATQRHDTFLLLVGHIRNIAQQYVDHDAAANEEWAHLTAEVLQRHEERFPALTEAIAAGTFAPQDGNPLDFGLERILDGVAVLIPS, encoded by the coding sequence GTGGCCGCGAAGAAGGTCGGGAAGCAGGCCGACGTGAAGGCGAGCTTCGCGCTGCTCTGGGGCGAGCAGGAGCTGCCGAGCAGGGGCCCGAAGCCCTCGCTCAGCGCGGGCCGGATCGCGGAGGCGGCTATCGGGATCGCCGACAGGGAGGGCTTGGACGCGGTCTCACTGGCGCGGGTAGCCAAGGAATTCGGCGTCACCGCGATGGCGCTCTACCGGTACGTTCCCGGCAAGACGGAACTCCTCGACCTGATGGTCGACCTCGCGATCGGCCCCCCGGCCCCGGTCGCCGACATCCCCGGCGGCTGGCGCCCGCAGCTGACCGAGTGGGCCCGACAGTGCCTGGCGATGTACCGCCGCCACCCATGGGTCCTGACGGCGACCGGCATGCGCCGCCAGATCATGGGCCCACATCAACTCGGCTGGCTCGACTCGGCCTTGGCCGCACTGGCCGGTACGGGATTGCCGGCCACCCAGCGGCATGACACGTTCCTGCTGCTCGTAGGCCATATTCGCAATATCGCCCAGCAGTACGTCGACCACGACGCGGCGGCGAATGAAGAGTGGGCGCACCTGACGGCCGAGGTCTTGCAGCGGCACGAGGAGCGCTTCCCCGCCCTGACGGAGGCGATCGCGGCGGGCACCTTCGCTCCGCAAGATGGGAACCCGCTGGACTTCGGCCTGGAGCGGATCCTCGATGGGGTGGCAGTCCTGATCCCCTCGTGA
- the glnA gene encoding type I glutamate--ammonia ligase has product MDKQQEFVLRTLEERDIRFVRLWFTDVLGFLKSVAVAPAELEQAFDEGIGFDGSAIEGFARVYESDMIAKPDPGTFQILPWRAEAPGTARMFCDILMPDGSPSFADPRYVLKRILAKTSDLGFTFYTHPEIEFFLLKDKPLDGSRPTPADNSGYFDHTPQNVGMDFRRQAITMLESMGISVEFSHHEGAPGQQEIDLRYADALSTADNIMTFRLVMKQVALEQGVQATFMPKPFSDYPGSGMHTHLSLFEGDRNAFYESGSEYQLSKVGRSFIAGLLKHAAEISAVTNQWVNSYKRIWGGSSRAAGAGGEAPSYICWGHNNRSALIRVPMYKPGKTGSARVEVRSIDSGANPYLTYAVLLAAGLKGIEEGYELPAGADDDVWALSDAERRAMGIEPLPQNLGEAIALMEKSELVAETLGEHVFDFFLRNKKQEWEEYRSEVTAFELKNLLPVL; this is encoded by the coding sequence ATGGACAAGCAGCAGGAATTCGTCCTCAGGACACTTGAGGAGCGCGACATCCGCTTCGTACGGCTGTGGTTCACCGATGTCCTCGGGTTCCTCAAGTCCGTCGCCGTGGCCCCCGCGGAGCTGGAGCAGGCGTTCGACGAGGGCATCGGCTTCGACGGCTCGGCCATCGAAGGGTTCGCCCGGGTGTACGAATCGGACATGATCGCCAAGCCCGACCCCGGCACGTTCCAGATCCTTCCCTGGCGTGCGGAGGCGCCCGGCACGGCCCGGATGTTCTGCGACATCCTCATGCCCGACGGTTCGCCGTCCTTCGCCGATCCGCGCTACGTGCTCAAGCGGATCCTCGCCAAGACCTCCGACCTGGGCTTCACCTTCTACACCCACCCGGAGATCGAGTTCTTCCTGCTGAAGGACAAGCCGCTCGACGGCAGCAGGCCCACGCCCGCCGACAACTCCGGCTACTTCGACCACACCCCCCAGAACGTCGGCATGGACTTCCGCCGCCAGGCGATCACCATGCTCGAATCGATGGGCATCTCGGTGGAGTTCAGCCACCACGAGGGCGCACCGGGCCAGCAGGAGATCGACCTGCGGTACGCGGACGCGCTCTCGACCGCCGACAACATCATGACCTTCCGCCTGGTCATGAAGCAGGTCGCGCTGGAGCAGGGCGTGCAGGCGACCTTCATGCCGAAGCCGTTCTCGGACTACCCGGGCTCGGGCATGCACACCCACCTCTCCCTCTTCGAGGGCGACCGCAACGCGTTCTACGAGTCGGGCTCCGAGTACCAGCTCTCCAAGGTCGGCCGCTCCTTCATCGCGGGCCTGTTGAAGCACGCCGCCGAGATCTCCGCGGTCACCAACCAGTGGGTCAACTCGTACAAGCGCATCTGGGGCGGCTCCTCGCGCGCCGCGGGCGCGGGCGGCGAGGCCCCCTCGTACATCTGCTGGGGCCACAACAACCGCTCCGCCCTGATCCGCGTCCCCATGTACAAGCCCGGCAAGACCGGTTCGGCCCGCGTGGAGGTCCGCTCGATCGACTCGGGCGCCAACCCCTACCTGACGTACGCGGTGCTGCTCGCCGCGGGCCTCAAGGGCATCGAGGAGGGCTACGAACTCCCGGCCGGCGCCGACGACGACGTCTGGGCCCTCTCCGACGCCGAACGCCGCGCGATGGGCATCGAACCCCTCCCGCAGAACCTCGGCGAGGCGATCGCCCTCATGGAGAAGAGCGAACTGGTCGCCGAGACGCTCGGCGAGCACGTCTTCGACTTCTTCCTCCGCAACAAGAAGCAGGAGTGGGAGGAGTACCGCAGCGAGGTCACGGCCTTCGAGCTGAAGAACCTGCTGCCGGTGCTGTAA
- a CDS encoding DUF3105 domain-containing protein yields MSFDRRTRIEQMRSADRARDRRNRVAVIALSTLVVAGLVGFGSYLVLDRSEAKEKESDAVAQDAKQPAEDKAALAAEPVKDEKSWDPKKLTRNHVAGEVKYAMRPPVGGDHNQAWLNCDGVVYEKAVPDVNAVHALEHGSVWVTYNDQAAEADVQKLASRVDRTPYSLMSPYADQSGAIMLSAWGKQVTVDSADDRRVAQFFAKYVQGPQTPEPGAPCTGGIGAAG; encoded by the coding sequence ATGAGTTTCGACCGCAGGACCCGCATAGAGCAGATGCGCAGTGCCGACCGCGCACGCGACCGCCGCAACCGGGTCGCCGTCATAGCGCTGAGCACCCTGGTCGTCGCCGGTCTGGTCGGCTTCGGCTCGTACCTCGTGCTGGACAGGTCCGAGGCGAAGGAGAAGGAGTCCGACGCGGTGGCGCAGGACGCCAAGCAGCCCGCGGAGGACAAGGCGGCACTGGCCGCGGAGCCCGTCAAGGACGAGAAGTCCTGGGACCCGAAGAAGCTGACCCGCAACCACGTCGCGGGCGAGGTGAAGTACGCCATGAGGCCGCCGGTCGGCGGTGACCACAACCAGGCGTGGCTGAACTGCGACGGCGTCGTATACGAGAAGGCCGTCCCCGACGTCAACGCGGTGCACGCCCTCGAACACGGTTCGGTATGGGTGACCTACAACGACCAGGCCGCCGAGGCCGATGTGCAGAAGCTCGCGAGCCGCGTCGACAGGACCCCGTACTCGCTGATGAGCCCCTACGCGGACCAGTCCGGGGCGATCATGCTGAGCGCCTGGGGCAAGCAGGTCACGGTGGACAGCGCCGACGACCGGCGGGTGGCCCAGTTCTTCGCGAAGTACGTGCAGGGCCCGCAGACCCCCGAGCCGGGCGCGCCCTGCACGGGCGGGATCGGGGCCGCCGGGTGA